In one window of Candidatus Omnitrophota bacterium DNA:
- a CDS encoding NYN domain-containing protein has protein sequence MAPAKTTIYIDGFNLYHRSLKHTPYKWLDFKSLFSKVLPADKHDITSIKYFTSPVAPLGDPDRPGRQEIYIRALQKCIPELEIYWGRFQAHVIRMPLANHSYPDYSSDMYKRDTRQNLVFESVVRVDEKGSDVNLAMHLLNDGWLKRYDCAVLVSNDSDIAGALNLLKLHHPTKKRGLIVPFCAAQLRASLLGRPLNPSDVLNESRELQQNVDFVKRLREGVLAGSQLPSIIPGCNIYKPMSWCCGVVAEYAFTKDGLDASSIIARCKQKGYVTANNKVDPNFLRVDREFKSWFPKYTKKEFDQIQATLNQFH, from the coding sequence ATGGCGCCTGCAAAAACAACAATATACATCGATGGTTTTAACCTCTATCATAGGAGCTTAAAGCATACACCGTATAAATGGCTCGATTTTAAATCCCTATTCTCTAAAGTTCTCCCTGCAGATAAACACGATATTACCTCTATCAAATATTTTACTTCACCTGTTGCCCCCTTAGGCGATCCAGATCGACCAGGAAGACAGGAGATCTACATCCGGGCCTTACAAAAATGTATTCCTGAGTTGGAAATTTATTGGGGAAGATTTCAAGCACACGTTATAAGAATGCCATTAGCGAACCATTCTTATCCAGATTATTCATCCGATATGTATAAAAGGGATACTCGTCAGAATTTGGTTTTTGAAAGTGTTGTTAGAGTCGATGAAAAAGGGTCTGATGTGAATCTTGCGATGCACCTTTTGAATGATGGATGGTTAAAAAGGTATGATTGTGCAGTTTTAGTATCTAATGATAGTGACATTGCCGGCGCTTTGAACTTGTTAAAACTCCACCATCCAACTAAAAAGCGAGGCTTAATCGTACCGTTTTGTGCAGCTCAATTAAGAGCATCACTTCTCGGACGGCCCCTTAATCCCTCTGATGTCCTTAATGAATCGCGGGAATTGCAACAAAATGTTGATTTTGTTAAAAGGCTTCGCGAAGGTGTCCTCGCAGGTTCACAATTACCAAGCATCATTCCCGGCTGCAACATTTATAAACCAATGAGTTGGTGTTGCGGTGTTGTCGCAGAATATGCGTTTACAAAAGATGGTTTGGATGCGAGTTCCATAATTGCGCGGTGTAAACAAAAGGGTTATGTGACGGCGAATAACAAGGTGGACCCGAACTTTCTTAGAGTCGATAGAGAATTTAAAAGCTGGTTTCCTAAGTACACAAAAAAAGAATTTGATCAAATCCAGGCCACCTTGAATCAATTTCATTGA
- a CDS encoding glycosyltransferase family 2 protein — translation MPKTISFLSVVFSFRNEEAVLPELVQRTRRVMKDEQAAGRAGSYELVFVNDASSDRSLDVLKDLDRGHGDIRVISMSRRFGVSPCVLAGMEHASGDAVVYMDADLQDPPELISEMVAAFVKEGGVDVVHTVRKSRKGESVTKILLTRLAYWILNRTASIPLPVEAGDFKLLSRRVVDHLTALKEKKPYMRGLVCWVGFQHAYVSYERQPRFAGNTKFPILNPAVINNFLESALISFSSAPLKVAIFTSFLAILADLALLVHVFLEKLQGRAIPGWTAIMIAIIFIGSIQLLCMGMMGLYINAIYEESRKRPNYIIESTYGFRQSHPSQPS, via the coding sequence ATGCCAAAGACCATTTCTTTTCTTTCCGTTGTTTTTTCCTTCCGCAACGAGGAGGCCGTCCTCCCGGAGCTGGTCCAGCGGACGCGCCGCGTCATGAAAGACGAACAGGCGGCCGGCCGCGCCGGGTCGTATGAGCTTGTTTTTGTCAATGACGCGTCCTCGGACCGTTCTCTCGATGTCCTCAAGGACCTGGACCGCGGGCACGGTGACATCCGCGTCATCAGCATGTCGCGGCGTTTCGGCGTCTCGCCCTGCGTTCTCGCGGGGATGGAGCACGCCTCGGGCGACGCGGTCGTTTACATGGACGCGGACCTCCAGGACCCGCCGGAACTGATCTCCGAGATGGTGGCGGCTTTCGTGAAAGAGGGGGGAGTGGACGTTGTTCACACGGTCCGCAAGTCGCGCAAAGGGGAGTCCGTGACCAAGATCCTGCTGACGCGCCTGGCCTACTGGATCCTCAACCGGACCGCCTCGATCCCTCTGCCGGTGGAGGCCGGGGACTTCAAGCTGTTGTCCCGCCGGGTCGTCGATCACCTGACAGCATTGAAAGAAAAGAAGCCTTACATGCGGGGGCTGGTCTGCTGGGTCGGTTTTCAGCACGCCTATGTGTCCTATGAACGCCAGCCGCGCTTCGCCGGGAATACCAAATTCCCGATCCTGAACCCGGCCGTCATCAACAATTTTTTGGAATCCGCGCTCATTTCGTTTTCGTCCGCGCCTCTGAAGGTCGCCATCTTCACGTCCTTTCTCGCCATCCTGGCCGACCTGGCCCTGCTGGTCCATGTGTTCTTGGAAAAACTCCAGGGCCGCGCCATCCCGGGGTGGACGGCGATCATGATCGCGATCATTTTTATCGGCAGTATCCAGCTTCTTTGCATGGGAATGATGGGGCTTTATATCAACGCGATTTATGAGGAAAGCCGGAAACGCCCCAATTACATCATTGAGAGCACCTATGGTTTCCGGCAGAGCCACCCTTCGCAGCCGTCTTAG
- a CDS encoding class I SAM-dependent methyltransferase, translating to MQETSCPICGPGTPFRVRYPEKFDRSSLAFVARKTPDHTHFRIVQCNNCGLVYSNPILPEEDIRGLYRRSAFIHEEQLGNMLRDYLEQFEEILPLMNKENLLEVGCSSGFFLDAARRSGFENVRGVELSVEAVANAPESVRGSIVNDEFRTGIFPPGHFDAVCFFQVFDHVIDPNRFLQTAHHYLKPGGTLLAVHHDIRALMPSVLGARASTYDISHIHLWDKSTMRKILEKNGFRVRSIRNVRSRYQLDHVLRMLPLPRPLKEGTRALVKRLGLSGKVIKASVENMAVVAEKP from the coding sequence ATGCAAGAAACGTCCTGCCCCATCTGCGGCCCCGGAACGCCGTTTCGCGTGCGCTATCCGGAAAAGTTCGACCGTTCGTCGCTGGCCTTTGTCGCCCGCAAGACTCCGGACCACACGCATTTTCGCATCGTGCAGTGCAACAACTGCGGGCTGGTGTATTCCAATCCCATCCTCCCGGAAGAGGATATCCGGGGACTTTACCGGCGCAGCGCGTTCATCCATGAGGAACAGCTCGGGAACATGCTGCGGGATTATCTGGAGCAGTTTGAGGAAATTCTGCCGCTGATGAACAAGGAGAATTTGCTGGAGGTCGGATGTTCCAGCGGTTTTTTTCTGGACGCGGCGCGCAGGTCCGGGTTTGAAAACGTCCGGGGGGTTGAATTGAGCGTTGAAGCCGTGGCCAACGCCCCCGAGTCCGTGCGCGGGAGCATTGTCAACGACGAGTTCCGGACAGGGATATTCCCTCCGGGGCATTTCGACGCTGTTTGTTTTTTTCAGGTCTTCGACCATGTGATCGACCCGAACCGTTTCCTGCAAACGGCCCATCACTATCTCAAGCCGGGAGGGACCCTCCTGGCGGTCCATCACGACATCCGCGCCCTGATGCCGTCGGTGCTGGGGGCCAGGGCGTCGACGTATGACATTTCCCACATTCATCTTTGGGACAAGTCCACGATGCGGAAAATTCTGGAAAAGAACGGGTTCCGCGTCCGTTCCATCCGCAATGTCCGCAGCCGGTACCAGCTGGACCATGTTTTGCGCATGCTGCCTTTGCCCCGCCCCCTGAAAGAGGGGACCCGGGCCCTGGTGAAACGGCTGGGGCTTTCGGGCAAGGTCATCAAGGCCAGCGTCGAGAACATGGCCGTTGTGGCGGAAAAACCTTAA
- a CDS encoding adenine-specific methyltransferase EcoRI family protein → MATNNLTNARMVKYDEFYTQYSDIQKEIEAYLDYNPGVFRGKVVYCNCDDPYESNFFRYFVLNFNKLGLKQLITTSYKPSPVANTQLQLFGDDKTLTKSKGRPKLTANKFIIDKVHDIDGDGEFNLKDVVKQLKANKHNEWIPLEGDGDFRSDECINLLKQSDIVATNPPFSLFRQYVKQLYDYQKRFVIIGSMSAITYKEIFPLIKDNKLWFGNGFHAGNAYFFTPNTRDFASGVYDPKTGLVKFRNVCWFTNLDHGRRHRTLPLMTMRENLKYSKHKEVKGKKKYDKYDNYDAIEVPFTDAIPSDYDGVMGVPISFLDKYSPEQFEILGLAAGNIRGLAGIPSKTGKDGPYMNGKLKYGRIFIRRKEQ, encoded by the coding sequence ATGGCAACCAATAATCTTACTAACGCAAGAATGGTAAAGTACGACGAGTTTTATACTCAGTACAGCGATATTCAGAAGGAGATTGAAGCGTATTTGGATTATAACCCCGGAGTATTCCGCGGCAAGGTGGTGTATTGCAACTGTGACGATCCGTATGAGAGCAATTTTTTTCGCTATTTCGTGCTTAATTTCAACAAACTCGGATTGAAACAACTTATCACCACCAGCTACAAGCCTTCACCTGTAGCGAATACACAACTGCAGTTGTTTGGTGATGACAAAACTCTCACAAAATCAAAAGGTCGTCCAAAGTTAACCGCTAATAAATTTATTATCGATAAGGTACACGATATAGACGGCGACGGCGAATTTAACTTGAAAGATGTTGTCAAGCAGTTAAAGGCAAACAAACACAACGAATGGATACCGCTCGAAGGCGATGGTGACTTTCGTAGCGATGAATGTATAAATCTGCTGAAACAATCTGATATAGTGGCAACGAATCCTCCATTTAGCTTGTTTCGTCAGTATGTTAAACAACTTTATGATTATCAAAAAAGGTTCGTCATTATTGGCAGCATGAGTGCGATTACTTACAAAGAAATATTTCCATTAATTAAAGATAATAAATTGTGGTTTGGGAACGGTTTCCATGCAGGTAACGCATATTTTTTTACACCGAATACGCGCGATTTTGCTTCGGGAGTTTACGATCCAAAGACAGGTTTAGTGAAGTTCCGCAATGTTTGTTGGTTTACCAATCTCGACCACGGAAGACGTCACCGAACATTGCCGCTTATGACAATGAGAGAAAATTTGAAATACAGCAAACACAAAGAAGTTAAAGGTAAGAAAAAGTATGACAAATACGACAATTATGATGCCATAGAGGTGCCGTTTACTGACGCCATCCCGAGCGACTACGACGGAGTGATGGGCGTGCCGATCAGCTTTCTTGATAAATATAGTCCTGAGCAATTTGAGATTTTAGGACTTGCGGCCGGCAATATTAGAGGACTTGCTGGAATTCCAAGTAAAACAGGTAAGGATGGCCCATATATGAATGGAAAATTAAAATATGGACGAATTTTTATAAGGCGTAAGGAACAATGA
- the ptsP gene encoding phosphoenolpyruvate--protein phosphotransferase, giving the protein MPKRDHTKLICDIGELTEIFSDAPSLESFLQRIVEMVAEHMACPVCSIYLYYEDTGDLVLKATKGLNPSAINNVRMKLGEGLTGVAVKELRPICVKNASRSSSYCHFPEIGEELYESFMAVPIVRGVSRIGALVVQNSKKDDFSEEDVRYFRAISSQLATVIETARLLIGFNEKQGRQKEPDSLSHPKVIQGRVGSRGFAVAQAVVLDNLQPFAKFLAHAKDRSYSIDDFTQAVRKTEERLQALQQQIEQKLADVASLIFTAQILMLKDKAFVDTVAAGIRRGLPAPKAIVAVVEEYMKKFEDLPTAYLREKKHDVKDIGIKLLENLVGISDEENDLRGKIVIAEELLPSDILKLSSQDVRGVLLLSGGMTSHLSILARSLEIPVIISDARHLLKLAPSTMVLMDAEEGKIYVEPSETIVKAFAKKDDSRLSWKKACEAMKPATRTKDGTRVRLYANVNLLHDVQIAREYKCEGVGLYRTEFPFIVRSDFPSEEEQYVVYKKLVDGMGGKEIVFRTLDIGGDKVLSYYDYGHEENPFLGLRSIRFSLRHKDIFAQQLRAILRAGAGAEIRIMFPMISSLDELLEAKQVVRECAADLKKEGIVCHSTPPIGMMVELPAVLEIIDELAEESDFFSIGTNDFIQYMLAVDRTNEKVADFYLPHHPSILRSLKKIVDAAAKHGKDVSVCGDMAHDERYVPYFLGIGIRKFSLDPRFFPKIQKTVESTNLPEAVRQAQKLLGRDRVSDLNAVFERKAKAGS; this is encoded by the coding sequence ATGCCAAAACGCGACCACACAAAACTCATCTGCGATATCGGCGAACTGACGGAGATTTTTTCCGACGCGCCGAGTTTGGAATCGTTCCTTCAGCGGATCGTGGAGATGGTGGCCGAGCACATGGCCTGCCCGGTGTGCTCGATCTATCTTTACTATGAGGACACCGGAGACCTGGTGCTCAAGGCCACCAAGGGGCTGAACCCGTCGGCCATCAATAATGTCCGGATGAAGCTCGGCGAAGGGCTGACCGGCGTGGCTGTCAAGGAATTGCGGCCGATCTGCGTCAAGAACGCCAGCCGGTCGTCCAGTTACTGCCATTTCCCCGAGATCGGGGAGGAGCTCTACGAGTCGTTCATGGCGGTCCCGATCGTGCGCGGGGTGTCGCGCATCGGGGCGCTGGTCGTGCAGAATTCCAAGAAGGATGATTTCAGCGAGGAGGACGTGCGTTACTTCCGCGCCATCTCTTCACAGCTGGCGACCGTGATCGAAACGGCCCGGCTTTTGATCGGGTTCAATGAAAAGCAGGGCCGTCAGAAAGAGCCGGACAGTCTCAGCCACCCCAAGGTTATCCAGGGCCGCGTCGGGTCCCGGGGCTTTGCCGTGGCGCAGGCCGTTGTCCTGGACAATCTCCAGCCGTTCGCCAAGTTCCTGGCCCATGCCAAGGACCGCTCGTACAGCATCGACGATTTCACCCAGGCCGTCCGCAAAACGGAAGAGCGCCTTCAGGCCCTTCAACAGCAGATCGAACAAAAGCTCGCCGACGTCGCCTCGCTCATCTTCACCGCGCAGATCCTGATGCTGAAGGACAAGGCCTTTGTCGACACCGTTGCCGCAGGCATCCGGCGGGGCCTTCCCGCGCCCAAGGCGATCGTCGCGGTCGTGGAAGAGTACATGAAGAAATTTGAGGACCTGCCGACCGCGTACCTGCGCGAGAAAAAGCACGACGTCAAGGACATCGGCATCAAGCTGCTGGAAAATCTGGTCGGGATATCGGATGAGGAGAACGACCTGCGGGGAAAGATCGTGATCGCCGAGGAACTCTTGCCCTCCGACATCCTCAAGCTGTCCTCGCAGGACGTCCGGGGCGTGCTGCTGTTGAGCGGAGGGATGACGTCGCACCTGTCGATCCTGGCGCGCTCCCTGGAGATCCCCGTCATCATTTCCGACGCTCGCCATTTGCTGAAGCTCGCGCCGTCCACCATGGTCCTGATGGACGCCGAGGAAGGGAAGATCTACGTTGAGCCCTCCGAGACCATTGTCAAAGCCTTTGCCAAGAAGGACGATTCCCGCCTGAGCTGGAAAAAGGCCTGTGAAGCGATGAAGCCGGCGACCAGGACCAAAGACGGGACGCGCGTGCGCCTTTACGCCAACGTCAACCTCCTGCACGACGTCCAGATCGCCCGGGAATACAAGTGCGAGGGGGTGGGGCTTTACCGCACCGAGTTCCCGTTCATTGTCCGCAGTGATTTTCCGTCGGAAGAAGAGCAGTATGTGGTTTACAAGAAACTGGTGGACGGCATGGGCGGCAAGGAGATCGTCTTCCGCACGCTGGACATCGGAGGGGACAAGGTGTTGTCCTATTACGATTACGGGCATGAAGAAAATCCTTTTCTGGGATTGAGGTCCATCCGTTTTTCTCTGCGGCACAAGGACATCTTCGCCCAGCAGTTGCGGGCGATCCTGCGCGCGGGCGCCGGGGCCGAGATTCGCATCATGTTTCCCATGATTTCCTCCCTGGATGAACTGCTGGAAGCCAAGCAGGTGGTGCGCGAGTGCGCGGCGGATTTGAAGAAGGAAGGGATCGTCTGCCATTCCACCCCGCCCATCGGCATGATGGTCGAACTGCCGGCGGTTTTGGAGATCATTGACGAACTGGCCGAAGAAAGCGATTTTTTCAGCATCGGGACCAACGATTTTATCCAGTATATGCTGGCCGTGGACCGCACCAACGAAAAGGTCGCGGATTTTTACCTGCCGCACCACCCGTCTATCCTGCGGTCGTTGAAAAAGATCGTGGACGCGGCGGCCAAGCACGGCAAGGACGTGTCGGTCTGCGGGGATATGGCCCATGACGAGAGGTATGTGCCGTATTTCCTGGGCATCGGCATCCGCAAGTTCAGTCTGGACCCGCGGTTTTTTCCGAAAATCCAGAAAACGGTGGAATCGACAAATCTGCCGGAGGCGGTCCGCCAGGCGCAGAAACTTCTGGGCCGCGACAGGGTCAGCGATCTTAACGCGGTGTTTGAGCGCAAAGCAAAGGCGGGGTCATGA
- a CDS encoding DUF262 domain-containing protein, which produces MKTILKTDITVKDICNGFVYNELEGKGLFGLSGKLTIQPEYQRNYIYASDGGKKEAAVIESVLKGYPIGLIYFTKVSDAKLEVLDGQQRITSLGRFVTDKFAIKDENGMPQNFSGMAKDKKAKMLETKLTIYECEGTESEIKEWFKTINIAGVPLSDQELLNAVYSGPFVTLSKEEFSNSQNSNIQKWSAYIKGSANRQEFLECALDWVSKGNIGDYMSRHRFDKNINELKRYFNSVIDWVSSVFTDVESEMRGLEWGRLYEEHHKKAYNSTKVSAEVQKLYADPYVKNRKGIFEYILGGSVDTKLLEVRVFDEATKRTVYATQTAKAKAKGASNCPHCAMGHDANKSKIWKLDEMDADHVTAWSKGGKTASKNCQMLCKTHNRAKGNR; this is translated from the coding sequence ATGAAAACAATTTTGAAGACCGACATCACTGTCAAAGATATTTGCAATGGGTTTGTCTATAACGAGCTGGAGGGCAAAGGGCTATTCGGCTTGTCTGGCAAACTCACTATTCAGCCGGAGTATCAGCGCAACTATATCTATGCTTCCGATGGCGGCAAAAAAGAAGCGGCTGTTATCGAATCAGTCCTCAAGGGATATCCAATAGGGCTGATTTATTTTACTAAAGTAAGCGACGCCAAATTGGAAGTTCTAGACGGGCAACAGCGCATTACCAGTCTGGGACGGTTTGTAACTGACAAATTCGCTATCAAAGATGAAAACGGTATGCCGCAGAATTTTAGCGGTATGGCAAAAGATAAGAAAGCCAAGATGCTAGAGACCAAGCTTACCATTTATGAATGCGAAGGAACAGAAAGCGAAATAAAGGAATGGTTTAAGACAATCAATATCGCTGGGGTTCCGCTTAGCGATCAGGAATTACTCAACGCCGTGTATTCTGGCCCGTTTGTGACTCTCAGCAAAGAGGAGTTCAGTAATAGCCAAAACTCCAACATCCAAAAATGGAGCGCATACATAAAAGGCAGTGCCAACCGGCAGGAATTTCTTGAATGTGCGCTGGATTGGGTAAGCAAGGGCAATATCGGCGATTACATGAGCCGTCATCGGTTTGACAAAAATATCAATGAATTAAAGAGATATTTCAACAGCGTGATCGACTGGGTTTCTAGTGTATTTACCGATGTTGAAAGCGAGATGCGCGGGCTTGAGTGGGGACGGCTGTACGAAGAGCATCACAAGAAAGCATATAATTCCACCAAAGTGTCAGCCGAGGTGCAAAAGCTTTATGCTGATCCATATGTAAAAAATCGCAAAGGAATTTTTGAATATATCCTCGGCGGCTCTGTTGACACAAAGTTACTCGAAGTGCGGGTCTTTGACGAAGCGACCAAGAGAACTGTTTATGCAACACAGACCGCCAAAGCCAAAGCTAAAGGTGCGTCGAATTGCCCGCATTGTGCTATGGGCCATGATGCAAACAAGAGCAAGATTTGGAAGTTAGACGAAATGGATGCCGACCATGTTACGGCATGGAGTAAAGGCGGCAAAACAGCATCCAAAAATTGCCAAATGTTGTGTAAAACACATAATCGGGCAAAAGGTAATCGATAG
- a CDS encoding discoidin domain-containing protein, giving the protein MFLRNPRDHWRFAVFTGAALLVYAPAFFAAFGFHSDYSLLFHAHDGHRWFYQWDILVQSGRFLGAVAASVQTWCVQRIADFTYFRLASFLVLLVLLWQAARYLQERHGMDWFWSSSLAFAVFLLPYSQVNVLWCMSFFPGTVTIALAALSYFLFEKARGDNAVLSARRPRVRSVALLALSSVFFITALFIYPPTALIVFAFSFLNFVALPGRNGTKAWKVLIADFMVFGFCMAVYFLLNWLLVTLPMMRAGKGFLTAQACLYKVSLTDNLVAKGPLLWDILTLSLAGTWHQLLGPWGAVPPAATILVCALILLAKSRPGQISSGALFRTVLGGGLIFLSANAPTLLAQGCFSIVGYRVLFAGSVLALIVQVLLLQGADRALRQRGARSGVMRAWAVVLLLAWTLTAQRNVVDVVRNLTRELGIIRAKVATSDFSRIEQFNVVMIPPDQGLTLIGRDLPFEFSYMMTSRDHFQPALMEFLREIPKPLTVEFIFVNAMPGEIIYFDDKSEVIDFNEHRPGNPSAPYLRERAWVSLPEPLPWKVRLVSINLKRSALFKFAQFTDQGIFGFWDITDKKSPSWLRVDFLGGPKDVSGIRVVGYQYYGVPMITLPNGRLQGSDDGDFWKELPLAADQAPDAEPGARLYYVTGVPHFYRKYRVLFEMDGAAQGMRVESVQMIFR; this is encoded by the coding sequence ATGTTTTTACGCAATCCCCGCGATCATTGGCGTTTCGCCGTTTTTACCGGAGCCGCCTTGCTGGTGTACGCGCCCGCGTTTTTCGCCGCGTTCGGTTTTCACAGCGATTATTCGCTTCTATTCCACGCGCATGACGGGCACCGGTGGTTTTATCAATGGGACATCCTGGTCCAGTCCGGGCGTTTTCTCGGTGCTGTCGCCGCGTCGGTCCAGACCTGGTGCGTCCAGAGGATAGCGGATTTCACGTATTTCCGGCTCGCGTCATTCCTGGTCCTGCTGGTCCTGCTGTGGCAGGCCGCGCGCTATCTTCAGGAACGGCACGGCATGGACTGGTTCTGGTCCTCGTCCCTGGCGTTCGCCGTTTTCCTCCTGCCGTACAGCCAGGTCAACGTCCTCTGGTGCATGAGCTTTTTCCCGGGCACGGTGACGATCGCGCTGGCCGCGTTGTCTTATTTTCTGTTTGAAAAGGCGAGGGGGGACAACGCTGTCCTGTCGGCCCGGAGGCCGCGCGTCCGTTCCGTTGCCCTGCTGGCCCTTTCCTCGGTTTTCTTCATCACAGCTCTTTTTATCTACCCTCCGACGGCCCTGATCGTTTTTGCATTTTCATTCTTGAATTTCGTTGCCTTGCCGGGGCGAAACGGAACAAAAGCCTGGAAAGTCCTGATCGCGGATTTTATGGTTTTTGGCTTCTGCATGGCCGTTTATTTCCTTTTGAACTGGCTGCTGGTGACTCTGCCGATGATGAGGGCGGGCAAGGGGTTTTTGACGGCGCAGGCGTGCCTTTACAAAGTCAGTCTGACGGACAATCTTGTGGCCAAAGGGCCGCTGTTGTGGGATATCCTGACGTTGTCCCTGGCCGGGACCTGGCATCAATTGCTGGGCCCCTGGGGGGCTGTGCCGCCGGCCGCGACAATCCTTGTTTGCGCTTTGATCCTGTTGGCAAAGTCCCGGCCCGGGCAGATATCTTCCGGCGCGCTGTTCCGGACCGTCCTTGGGGGCGGGCTCATTTTTCTCTCGGCCAACGCGCCGACGCTGTTGGCCCAGGGGTGCTTCAGCATCGTGGGGTACCGGGTCCTGTTTGCCGGGTCTGTCCTCGCGCTGATCGTTCAGGTCCTCCTTTTGCAGGGCGCCGACCGCGCCTTGCGGCAGAGGGGCGCGCGCTCCGGCGTGATGAGGGCCTGGGCCGTCGTTTTACTGCTGGCCTGGACCCTGACGGCCCAGCGCAACGTCGTGGACGTCGTGCGCAATCTCACGCGGGAGCTGGGCATCATCCGCGCCAAGGTGGCGACCTCGGATTTCTCCAGGATCGAGCAGTTCAATGTGGTCATGATCCCCCCGGATCAGGGCCTCACCCTGATCGGCCGCGACCTCCCGTTTGAATTCAGCTATATGATGACGTCCCGCGATCATTTCCAGCCGGCCCTCATGGAATTCCTGCGGGAAATCCCGAAGCCCCTGACGGTGGAATTCATTTTCGTGAACGCCATGCCGGGAGAAATCATTTATTTCGATGACAAAAGCGAGGTCATCGATTTTAACGAGCATCGCCCGGGGAATCCTTCGGCCCCTTACCTGCGGGAGCGCGCCTGGGTTTCTCTCCCCGAGCCGTTGCCGTGGAAGGTCAGGCTTGTTTCCATCAATTTGAAGAGATCGGCGCTGTTCAAGTTCGCCCAATTCACCGATCAGGGGATTTTCGGGTTTTGGGATATCACGGATAAAAAATCTCCGTCCTGGCTGAGGGTCGATTTCCTGGGAGGCCCCAAGGATGTCTCCGGGATACGGGTGGTGGGATATCAGTACTACGGCGTTCCGATGATCACTTTGCCGAATGGCCGCCTGCAGGGCTCGGATGACGGGGATTTCTGGAAAGAATTGCCTCTCGCCGCTGATCAGGCGCCGGATGCGGAGCCCGGCGCGCGATTATACTACGTGACGGGGGTCCCGCATTTTTACCGGAAATACCGCGTCCTTTTCGAGATGGACGGCGCGGCCCAGGGGATGAGGGTCGAGTCTGTGCAGATGATCTTCCGTTGA
- a CDS encoding radical SAM protein has translation MKTRNQYTLVHLSLLALGLRKGKITLKKLLNVAYCYFAYTFQLKKSGRSPYMISIELWNECNANCVFCRDKKGVIYDYNPGGTGSGIEKGKMPAETAMDIIRQLKDYLVVAVLYTNGEPLIYQDLARVIKFAEDNGVVSVIASNGILLDENRSRAILEAGLDFIKIQLSGFTQDVYSVQIRSGNVERLKENIRNFARMKREGGYKTLILVDYILYNYNRHQVPMVRQFCKENGVMLNFRPGNPIHGLEDKEPALSTEPLPLKMSCDWLWKGMQINWNGDVLQCCEAVVWSKPEVYEKFEAGKSRLMDVWNGPESMAMRETMSGKGRGAIPMCTKCLRKGISFKW, from the coding sequence ATGAAGACCCGCAATCAGTATACCCTGGTGCATTTGAGCCTTCTTGCCCTGGGTCTGCGCAAAGGCAAGATCACCCTCAAAAAACTGCTCAACGTGGCGTATTGTTACTTCGCCTACACGTTTCAGTTGAAAAAATCCGGCCGCTCGCCTTACATGATCAGCATCGAGCTCTGGAACGAATGCAACGCGAACTGTGTTTTTTGCCGCGACAAAAAAGGCGTGATCTACGATTACAATCCCGGCGGGACGGGGAGCGGGATCGAAAAGGGAAAGATGCCGGCGGAGACGGCGATGGACATCATCCGCCAGTTGAAGGATTACCTTGTGGTGGCCGTGCTTTACACCAACGGCGAGCCGCTCATCTACCAGGACCTGGCCAGGGTCATCAAATTCGCCGAGGACAACGGCGTTGTCTCGGTGATCGCCTCCAACGGGATCCTGCTGGATGAGAACAGGTCCCGGGCGATCCTGGAGGCGGGGCTGGATTTCATCAAGATCCAGCTGAGCGGCTTCACCCAGGACGTTTATTCGGTCCAGATCCGCAGCGGTAACGTCGAGCGGCTGAAAGAGAACATCCGCAATTTTGCGCGGATGAAACGCGAAGGCGGCTACAAGACCCTGATCCTTGTGGATTACATCCTTTACAATTACAACCGTCATCAGGTGCCGATGGTCCGGCAGTTCTGCAAGGAAAACGGGGTGATGCTCAATTTTCGTCCCGGGAATCCCATCCACGGGCTTGAGGACAAGGAGCCGGCGCTGTCCACCGAGCCGCTGCCGCTGAAGATGTCCTGCGACTGGCTCTGGAAGGGCATGCAGATCAACTGGAACGGCGACGTCCTGCAGTGCTGTGAAGCGGTCGTGTGGAGCAAGCCCGAGGTTTATGAAAAATTTGAAGCCGGAAAGAGCCGGCTCATGGACGTCTGGAACGGCCCCGAGAGCATGGCCATGAGAGAAACCATGTCCGGCAAAGGCCGGGGCGCGATCCCCATGTGCACGAAGTGCCTGCGCAAAGGGATTTCGTTTAAGTGGTGA